Proteins from one Thermus islandicus DSM 21543 genomic window:
- a CDS encoding heavy metal translocating P-type ATPase, whose amino-acid sequence MALEVKLGVKGMTCAACVARVERALQRAEGVEEARVNLTTEEAFLRLKEGVDLKEVLKRVEEAGYEPVLARAEIPVKGMTCAACVARVERAIQRLPGVVSAVVNLTAEKAFVEYLPDTVSLARIRQAIREAGYEPLEGGEEAGKEAPTYRKDLLLALPFALLTLLLAMGPMLSLPRLPEALQAFTALPALYAGRRFFRQALAEVRHRAFGMSTLVALGAGSAYLYSFLVLLFPEALPEQARHLYFEAGAVILALILLGKHLEEGAKGKASEAIRKLLSLRPKTARVVQEGEEKEIPAEALIPGDLVRVLPGERIPADGVVVEGQSHVDESMLTGEPLPKAKGPGDEVVGGTVNGEGALLVRVSRVGEATVLAQMARMVEEAQAYKPRVQELADRIASVFVPVVLGIALLTFLLWLLWGPGLSHAFVAALSVLLIACPCAMGLATPAAIAVATGRAAQLGLLFRKGTALEALARADTVVLDKTGTLTLGRPTLVQVLPFGLSREEALSLAAALERGSEHPIAKAVLEAAKDLPSLPAEEVRALPGEGVEGWVGGRRLYLGGPALMDRLGIPLPEEARALPETGYTPLYLAEEGRLLSAFAVFDPPRPEAKEAVAALKALGLRPLLLTGDHPAPAKRVAEAVGIPEVLAGVRPEGKVEAVKRLQESGRKVVFVGDGINDAAALAQADVGLAMGSGTDIALEAGDAILLIPDLRGVVNAILLARRTLRTIYLNFFWAYAYNVLLIPVAAGALYPFTGLLLNPMLAAAAMSLSSLFVLTNSLRLRGFRPPSFTAA is encoded by the coding sequence ATGGCTCTTGAGGTGAAGCTCGGCGTCAAGGGGATGACCTGCGCAGCCTGCGTGGCCCGGGTGGAGCGGGCGTTGCAGCGGGCGGAGGGGGTGGAGGAGGCCCGGGTCAACCTCACCACGGAGGAGGCCTTCCTCCGCCTAAAGGAGGGCGTGGACCTCAAGGAGGTCCTGAAGCGGGTGGAGGAGGCGGGCTACGAGCCTGTCCTGGCCCGGGCCGAGATCCCCGTGAAGGGGATGACCTGCGCAGCCTGCGTGGCCCGGGTGGAGCGGGCCATCCAGAGGCTTCCCGGAGTGGTCTCGGCGGTGGTCAACCTCACGGCGGAAAAGGCCTTCGTGGAGTACTTACCGGACACGGTGAGCCTCGCCCGGATCCGCCAGGCCATCCGGGAGGCGGGCTACGAGCCTTTGGAGGGGGGCGAGGAGGCAGGGAAAGAGGCCCCCACCTACCGCAAGGACCTCCTCCTCGCCCTCCCCTTCGCCCTCCTCACCCTCCTCCTCGCCATGGGGCCCATGCTTTCCCTCCCCCGCCTCCCCGAGGCCCTTCAGGCCTTTACCGCTCTTCCCGCCCTCTACGCCGGGAGGCGCTTTTTCCGGCAGGCCCTGGCCGAGGTCCGCCACCGCGCTTTCGGCATGAGCACCCTGGTGGCCCTGGGGGCGGGGAGCGCCTACCTCTACTCCTTCCTGGTCCTCCTCTTCCCGGAGGCCCTCCCAGAGCAGGCCCGCCACCTCTACTTTGAGGCCGGGGCGGTGATCCTCGCCCTCATCCTCCTCGGCAAGCACCTGGAGGAAGGGGCCAAGGGCAAGGCCTCGGAGGCCATCCGCAAGCTCCTCTCCTTAAGGCCCAAAACCGCCCGGGTGGTCCAGGAGGGGGAGGAGAAGGAGATCCCCGCCGAGGCCCTGATCCCGGGGGACCTGGTGCGGGTGCTTCCCGGGGAAAGGATCCCCGCGGACGGGGTGGTGGTGGAGGGCCAAAGCCACGTGGACGAGTCCATGCTCACCGGGGAGCCCCTCCCCAAGGCCAAGGGCCCAGGGGACGAGGTGGTGGGGGGGACGGTGAACGGGGAGGGGGCCCTCCTCGTCCGGGTGAGCCGGGTAGGCGAGGCCACGGTGCTGGCCCAGATGGCCCGGATGGTGGAGGAGGCCCAGGCCTACAAGCCCAGGGTGCAGGAGCTGGCCGACCGGATCGCCAGCGTCTTCGTGCCCGTGGTGCTGGGGATCGCCCTCCTCACCTTCCTCCTCTGGCTCCTCTGGGGCCCGGGGCTTTCCCACGCCTTCGTGGCCGCACTCTCCGTCCTCCTCATCGCCTGCCCCTGCGCCATGGGCCTCGCCACCCCGGCGGCCATCGCCGTGGCCACGGGGCGGGCGGCCCAGCTCGGCCTCCTCTTCCGCAAGGGGACAGCCCTCGAGGCCCTGGCCCGGGCGGATACCGTGGTCCTGGACAAGACGGGGACCCTGACCCTGGGAAGGCCCACGCTCGTCCAGGTCCTCCCCTTCGGCCTCTCCCGGGAGGAGGCCTTGAGCCTGGCCGCCGCCCTGGAAAGGGGAAGCGAGCACCCCATCGCCAAGGCGGTCCTCGAGGCCGCCAAGGACCTCCCTTCCCTCCCGGCGGAGGAGGTGCGGGCCCTCCCTGGGGAGGGGGTGGAAGGCTGGGTGGGAGGAAGGCGTCTCTACCTCGGGGGCCCCGCCCTCATGGACAGGCTTGGCATCCCCCTCCCCGAGGAAGCCCGAGCCCTCCCCGAAACGGGCTACACCCCCCTCTACCTGGCGGAGGAGGGCAGGCTCCTTTCCGCCTTCGCCGTCTTTGACCCCCCAAGGCCCGAGGCCAAGGAGGCCGTGGCGGCCCTGAAGGCCTTGGGCCTAAGGCCTCTTCTCCTCACCGGGGACCACCCCGCCCCGGCAAAGCGGGTAGCGGAGGCCGTGGGCATCCCGGAGGTCCTCGCCGGGGTGAGGCCCGAAGGCAAGGTAGAGGCGGTGAAGAGACTCCAGGAATCCGGGCGGAAGGTGGTCTTCGTGGGCGACGGGATCAACGACGCCGCCGCCCTGGCCCAGGCGGACGTGGGCCTCGCCATGGGCAGTGGCACGGACATCGCCCTCGAGGCCGGGGACGCCATCCTCCTCATCCCCGACCTCAGGGGTGTGGTGAACGCCATCCTCCTGGCCCGAAGGACCCTCCGCACCATCTACCTGAACTTCTTCTGGGCCTACGCCTACAACGTCCTCCTCATCCCCGTGGCCGCCGGGGCCCTCTACCCCTTCACGGGCCTCCTCCTGAACCCCATGCTGGCGGCGGCGGCCATGAGCCTTTCTAGCCTCTTCGTCCTCACCAACTCCCTGAGGCTACGGGGCTTCCGGCCTCCAAGCTTTACTGCGGCTTAA
- a CDS encoding SHOCT domain-containing protein has translation MWWCDHGWYMGWWGPLLSLLWFALLGLFVYWLVRALAPERRDRALEVLRERYARGEIDKETFERMKRDLA, from the coding sequence ATGTGGTGGTGCGACCACGGCTGGTACATGGGCTGGTGGGGGCCCCTCCTGAGCCTCCTTTGGTTCGCCCTTCTAGGCCTCTTCGTCTACTGGCTCGTCAGGGCCCTAGCCCCTGAGCGGCGGGACCGGGCCTTGGAGGTGCTAAGGGAGCGCTACGCCAGGGGGGAGATCGACAAGGAAACCTTTGAGCGGATGAAGCGGGATCTGGCATGA
- a CDS encoding response regulator transcription factor translates to MKVLLVDDDPALLEVLGAYLRGAGLAVLTAEDGEKALELYPQADLVVLDLMLPKVEGLEVARILRRERPELPLLILTAKGEEEDRVRGLELGADDYVVKPFSPREVVARVKALLRRAGLKEELAYGPLRLLPARREAYLEGQPLPLSRLEFDLLLTLAQHPGMVFSRERLLEKVWGPDFPGVDRVVDVHIAALRKKLGDDPENPRFIETVRGVGYRFKEPDAPLP, encoded by the coding sequence ATGAAGGTTCTCCTGGTGGACGATGACCCGGCCCTCCTGGAGGTCCTCGGGGCCTACCTGCGGGGGGCCGGGTTGGCCGTCCTCACGGCGGAGGACGGGGAGAAGGCCTTGGAGCTCTACCCCCAGGCGGACCTGGTGGTCCTGGACCTGATGCTCCCCAAGGTGGAGGGCCTCGAGGTGGCCCGGATCCTGCGCCGGGAGCGCCCGGAGCTCCCCCTCCTCATCCTCACTGCCAAGGGGGAGGAGGAGGACCGCGTCCGCGGGCTGGAGCTCGGGGCCGACGACTACGTGGTGAAGCCCTTCAGCCCCCGGGAGGTGGTGGCCCGGGTCAAGGCCCTTCTCCGGCGGGCGGGGCTCAAGGAGGAGCTCGCCTACGGCCCCTTGCGCCTTCTCCCCGCCCGGCGGGAGGCCTACCTGGAGGGCCAGCCCCTTCCCCTCTCTCGGCTGGAGTTTGACCTTCTCCTTACCCTCGCCCAGCACCCGGGGATGGTCTTCAGCCGGGAAAGGCTCTTGGAGAAGGTCTGGGGGCCGGACTTTCCGGGGGTGGACCGGGTGGTGGACGTCCACATCGCTGCCCTCCGCAAGAAGCTTGGGGACGACCCGGAAAACCCCCGCTTCATTGAAACGGTGCGGGGCGTGGGCTACCGCTTCAAGGAGCCGGATGCGCCTCTTCCTTAA
- a CDS encoding sensor histidine kinase, producing the protein MRLFLKLFLSHLLVALLALLLLFLLTEALAPAFYRGHVERMYHAIATLGNGRIGEVLRRDLEEGLRSTLTAALLSALPLAALGALLTASFASLRLAQTARLLAEGSRRIAQGEYGVRLPLLEKDELGELALHFNRLAEALEKVEKTRAELIGTVAHELRTPLAALQGYAEGLTDGVLSKERAAEGILREVKAMRRLVEDLSLVSRVEAGAVEIRPKPLDPKALLKEAEARFQSAFQAKGVRLGVEVEGPLPPVLADEERALQVLANLLTNALRHTPEGGEVRLRAFPQGEAVAFQVADTGPGIPEEHLPHIFERFYRVDRARSRREGGSGVGLTIAKGLVEAMGGRIVVESRLNQGTTFTFTLPLDQGLTPQG; encoded by the coding sequence ATGCGCCTCTTCCTTAAGCTCTTCCTAAGCCATCTCCTGGTGGCCCTTCTCGCCCTCCTCCTCCTCTTCCTTTTGACGGAGGCCCTCGCCCCCGCCTTCTACCGGGGACACGTGGAGCGCATGTACCACGCCATCGCCACCCTGGGGAACGGCAGGATAGGGGAGGTCCTAAGGCGGGATCTGGAGGAGGGCCTCCGCTCCACCCTCACCGCCGCCCTCCTCTCCGCTTTGCCCCTCGCCGCCCTGGGGGCCCTCCTCACCGCCTCCTTCGCCAGCCTGCGCCTCGCCCAAACCGCCAGGCTCCTCGCCGAGGGGAGCCGCCGCATAGCCCAGGGGGAGTACGGGGTGCGCCTTCCCCTCTTGGAAAAGGACGAGCTCGGGGAGCTTGCCCTCCACTTCAACCGCCTGGCCGAGGCCCTGGAGAAGGTGGAGAAAACCCGGGCCGAGCTCATCGGCACCGTGGCCCACGAGCTCAGGACCCCCTTGGCTGCCCTCCAGGGGTACGCCGAGGGGCTTACGGACGGGGTCCTCTCCAAGGAAAGGGCGGCGGAGGGCATCCTTCGGGAGGTTAAGGCCATGCGCCGCCTAGTGGAGGACCTTTCCTTGGTCTCCCGGGTGGAGGCGGGGGCCGTGGAGATCCGCCCGAAGCCCCTGGACCCGAAAGCCCTCCTGAAAGAGGCGGAGGCCCGCTTCCAGAGCGCTTTCCAGGCCAAGGGCGTGCGGCTTGGGGTGGAGGTGGAGGGGCCCCTTCCCCCCGTCCTCGCCGACGAGGAGAGGGCCCTCCAGGTCCTGGCCAATCTCCTCACCAACGCCCTCCGCCACACTCCGGAAGGGGGGGAGGTGCGCCTTAGGGCCTTCCCCCAGGGGGAGGCGGTGGCCTTCCAGGTGGCGGACACCGGCCCCGGCATCCCCGAGGAGCACCTGCCCCACATCTTTGAGCGTTTCTACCGGGTGGACCGGGCAAGGAGCCGGAGGGAGGGGGGAAGCGGGGTGGGGCTCACCATCGCCAAGGGCCTGGTGGAGGCCATGGGGGGAAGGATCGTTGTGGAAAGCCGGCTGAACCAGGGGACGACCTTCACCTTTACCCTGCCCCTTGACCAGGGCTTAACACCCCAGGGCTAG
- a CDS encoding WD40/YVTN/BNR-like repeat-containing protein — MWKALVLLLLGLQALAQTPVGQVATRDAHALLWLPDGRLLFGHHDGIQVSKDAGRTWEDLVRKAGFDAMALALDGPRILAAGHWVLSESQDGGRTWRNLRPKGLSAMDLHGYAASAGRHLALEATHGYFLSQDGGKTFSAISPKGLPKAGLAAMAFQGETLYVAPLGQGLYQSQDGGQTFTPVPAPEKEVYALAVGADTLYLGGKTGLWRRTPVGWKRLWLGTVLALAAHPVEAGRLVFIDGQGRVWRLP, encoded by the coding sequence ATGTGGAAGGCGCTCGTCCTCCTCCTTCTGGGCCTCCAGGCCCTGGCCCAGACCCCGGTGGGACAGGTGGCCACCCGGGATGCCCACGCCCTCCTGTGGCTTCCCGATGGCCGCCTCCTCTTCGGCCACCACGACGGTATCCAAGTCTCCAAGGACGCAGGCCGGACTTGGGAGGACCTGGTTCGGAAAGCGGGGTTTGACGCCATGGCCCTCGCCCTGGACGGGCCCCGGATCCTCGCCGCCGGGCACTGGGTGCTTTCGGAAAGCCAAGACGGGGGCAGGACCTGGCGGAACCTTCGCCCCAAGGGGCTTTCCGCCATGGACCTCCACGGCTACGCCGCCTCGGCAGGGCGCCACCTGGCCCTCGAGGCCACCCACGGCTACTTCCTGAGCCAAGACGGAGGGAAGACCTTCTCCGCCATCTCCCCTAAGGGCCTGCCCAAAGCGGGCCTGGCGGCCATGGCCTTCCAAGGCGAAACCCTCTACGTGGCGCCCCTGGGCCAGGGGCTTTACCAAAGCCAAGACGGAGGCCAGACCTTCACCCCGGTGCCGGCCCCGGAAAAGGAGGTCTACGCCCTGGCGGTGGGGGCAGACACCCTCTACCTGGGAGGGAAAACCGGGCTGTGGCGAAGGACCCCGGTGGGCTGGAAGAGGCTCTGGCTGGGAACGGTCCTGGCCCTCGCCGCCCACCCTGTGGAGGCGGGAAGGCTCGTCTTCATAGACGGCCAAGGGCGGGTCTGGAGGCTCCCGTGA
- a CDS encoding DUF2283 domain-containing protein, translating to MDHEADALYLALAEGRASRSEEVAPGILVDYDEQDRIVGVEVLYPCQRAPEAALQRLLFETVPSDR from the coding sequence GTGGACCACGAAGCCGATGCCCTCTACTTGGCCCTCGCCGAAGGCCGGGCCAGCCGCTCGGAGGAGGTGGCGCCCGGGATCCTCGTGGACTACGACGAGCAGGACCGGATCGTGGGGGTTGAGGTGCTTTACCCCTGCCAGCGGGCCCCTGAAGCGGCGCTACAAAGGCTTTTGTTTGAAACCGTGCCCTCGGACCGCTGA